Proteins encoded in a region of the Sphingobium indicum B90A genome:
- a CDS encoding efflux transporter outer membrane subunit: MRFPQTVLSPAILPLLALAACTAGPDYHGPEAARPVSPAAQFVRAPADASAQAPAAAAWWTALGDPVLDALESRALAASPGVAVAEARVRQARVSLRTERANALPNVNASALYVHATVPGVDLGGSEEDSAEGGDSQSLNFYNLGFDASWEVDLWGGRRRGMEAARAEVEAAQANVADAQVSLTAEIAQAYVNLRDRQQRIALAQQAAARQREMLRLTEQRHAQGTASALEVEQQRNQLEQSDAALLPLSAERDAYLNALATLAGEAPGALDAMLAAPASVPLPPAQVAVGDPAALLRRRPDIRAAERRFAAATARIGVAEAARFPSLSFMGLIGIGGTDPGDLVDLDTLAAIAMPRLSWSFLDFGRNAARVGQAEGARDEAAAQYRQAVLNALRDGEDALSRFGARRLSVASAARSKASADRAAALVRQRFEAGTATRIQLLDAERQSLLAAQALTQGTAAMTADYIALQKALGLGWR, from the coding sequence ATGCGTTTCCCCCAGACCGTCCTTTCTCCGGCCATCCTCCCTCTGCTGGCACTCGCCGCCTGCACCGCTGGGCCGGATTATCATGGACCGGAAGCCGCAAGGCCGGTCAGCCCCGCCGCCCAATTCGTCAGGGCGCCCGCCGACGCCAGCGCGCAGGCGCCCGCCGCCGCGGCCTGGTGGACGGCGCTGGGCGACCCGGTGCTCGACGCGCTGGAAAGCCGCGCGCTGGCCGCCAGTCCCGGCGTGGCCGTGGCGGAGGCAAGGGTGCGGCAGGCCCGCGTCTCGCTGCGGACGGAGCGCGCCAACGCCCTTCCCAATGTCAACGCCTCCGCCCTATACGTCCATGCGACCGTGCCCGGCGTCGACCTGGGCGGTTCGGAGGAAGACAGTGCGGAGGGCGGGGACAGCCAGTCGCTCAATTTCTACAATCTGGGCTTCGACGCGAGTTGGGAGGTCGACCTGTGGGGTGGCCGGCGGCGCGGGATGGAGGCGGCGAGGGCTGAGGTTGAGGCGGCGCAGGCCAATGTCGCGGACGCGCAGGTCAGCCTGACCGCTGAAATCGCGCAAGCCTATGTCAATCTGCGCGACCGGCAGCAACGGATCGCGCTGGCGCAGCAGGCGGCCGCCCGGCAGCGCGAGATGCTGCGCCTGACGGAGCAGCGCCACGCCCAGGGGACCGCTTCCGCCCTGGAGGTGGAACAGCAGCGCAACCAACTGGAGCAGAGCGACGCCGCGCTGCTGCCGCTCAGCGCGGAGCGCGACGCCTATCTGAACGCCTTGGCCACGCTGGCCGGGGAGGCGCCCGGCGCGCTCGACGCCATGCTGGCCGCGCCCGCCTCGGTCCCGCTGCCTCCGGCGCAGGTGGCGGTCGGCGATCCCGCCGCGCTGCTCAGGCGTCGTCCCGACATCCGGGCAGCGGAGCGCCGGTTCGCGGCCGCCACCGCCAGGATCGGCGTGGCGGAGGCTGCGCGCTTTCCCAGCCTCAGCTTCATGGGCCTGATCGGCATCGGCGGCACCGATCCGGGCGATCTGGTCGACCTCGACACGCTGGCGGCCATCGCCATGCCGCGGCTGAGTTGGAGCTTCCTCGATTTCGGCCGCAACGCCGCCCGGGTGGGACAGGCCGAAGGCGCGCGGGACGAGGCGGCGGCGCAATATCGGCAGGCGGTGCTCAATGCCCTGCGCGACGGCGAGGATGCGCTTTCCCGCTTCGGCGCCCGGCGGTTGAGCGTCGCCAGCGCCGCCCGGTCGAAGGCTTCGGCGGACCGCGCCGCCGCATTGGTGCGCCAGCGTTTCGAGGCGGGAACGGCCACCCGCATCCAGCTTCTCGACGCGGAGCGGCAGAGCCTGTTGGCGGCGCAGGCGCTGACGCAGGGAACGGCGGCAATGAC